Genomic DNA from Catellatospora sp. TT07R-123:
AGCCGCGCGCCGAACGCGTACAGGAAGCCGCGCTTGCCGGCGTCGTAGCCGGAGCGGACCAGGTACATGGCCGAGGCCGCGCCGCCGACCAGGAACAGCGAGGACGAGGTCGCGACCGAGCCGATGTGCACGACGAACCAGTACGAGTCCAGCGCCGGCACCAGCGGCCCGACCGGGGTGTAGAGCACCATCCCGGCCACGCCGACCAGCAGCACCTCGACCAGCATCACGAACAGGCCCAGGTGCCGCACCTGCGGGTTGCGCCACAGCGTGACCAGCCAGACCGCCACGCCGAGCAGGGTGACCGCGAGGACGTACTCGTACATGTTGCCCCACGGCACCCGGCCCGCGGCCAGGGCGCGGGTGACGATGGTGCCGACGTGGGCCAGGGCGCCGACGACCGTGACGATCGCGGCGGCGCGGCCGATCAGGTCGGCGTTGATCGGACGCCGGGGAGCGGCGGGTGCGGGCGGGGCCGCGTACGGTGACTCCTCCACGACCGGCGGGCCGCCCGCGCCGACCAGCTCACGGGCCGGGGCGGCGGCGGCCTTGGCGATCACGCCGCGGCCGCCGAAGGAGTACTCGGCGGCGTGCAGCAGCATCGCCACGACGTACGACATGATCGTGACGATGAGGAGGTTGTCGGAGAGCGCAGCCACTTAGCGTCGCCACCTTTCGACCAGCGAGGCGAACTCGTCTTGGAATCCCGGGTATTCGGTGCGTGGCAGGCCCCCGGCCTGCGCCGTGCCGTCGGGGTGCAGCTTCAGCCACACCCGGCGGCGCCGGCCGTACAGCGACAGTGGCAGCCCGACCAGCAGCAGGATCACGCCGACGAGCACGATCTGCTCGCCCGGGTCGTGCCGGATCGACACGGTGATCCACTGGCGGGTGCCGACGAACTCCAGCCGGCTGCCGTCGGGCAGCGTCCAGGTCTCGCCCTTGCGCAGCAGCTTCGCCTCGCCGTAGCGCTTGAGCCGCCCGGCCTCGATCTGCCGCTTGTCCAGCTCGTAGACCGAGCCGGTGATGCCCGCGTCCAGCCCCAGGTCGCCCCGGTACGCGGTGAGCACCAGGACGGGGTTGCGCTCCAGCGGGAAGTCCGACACCAGGTACGGCGCCTTGTCCCGGGTCGGCAGGTAGCGGCCGTCGAAGCCGATCTGGGCGCTCTTGTCCCCGCCGTTGGCGTCGGGGAACATCGCCACGCCCAGGCTGGTCAGCGTGCCGTCGGTGAACGGGAACGGCGCGACGGTCTCCTGCGTGACGCCCTTGGCGTCGGTGTAGCGCAGCACCGGGGCGTAGCCGTGGCCGAGCAGGTACACGTTGGCGCCGTCGAGCCGCAGCGGGTGGTTCACCGCGAACGTGCGGCTGCCCAGGTCCGTGCCGTGCGCGTCGGTGACCTGCGTGGTCGCCTGGAACGAGATCGGGCTGCCGTTCTCGCGGAAGTCGGCCTTGAAGTCGGTGAGTTCTAGGCAGAACCCGGCCAGGTCGGCGGGGCCGACCTGCGGGCCGAGCCCGTACTCGTCGAACTGCTGGAGGGTGCTGCAGAACGCCTGGTCGGGGCCGACCACCAGGAGCCGGTTGGCGTGCCAGCCCCACTGCGCGCCGATGCCCACGCCGATCAGGATGACCAGCAGCGAGCTGTGGAACAGCAGGTTCCCGGCTTCCTTGAGGTAGCCCTTCTCGGCGGCCAGGGTGACGGTGCCGTCGGGCTGCTCGCGGCGCACCGTACGCCAGCCCTTGAGCGCGGCCCGCGCCCCCGCCTCGTCGACGTTCAGCTCGGCCGACTGCGGCAGCCGCTCCAGCCGCCGCGGCGCGTCCGGCGGCGGGGTGCGCAGCGCGCGGACGTGCTCGGCCAGCCGGGGCGTGACGCAGCCGATCAGCGAGGTGAACAGCAGCAGGTAGATGGCGGCGAACCAGGGCGAGGCGTACACGTCGAAGCCCCACAGCCGCTCCAGCACCGGTGCCAGGTCCGGGTGGGCGGCGTAGAACTTCGCCACGTCCTCGGTCTTGACCGCGTGCTGGGGCAGGACCGACCCGGGGATGGCCGCGACGGCGAGCAGGAACAGCAGCACCAGCGCGGTGCGCATGCTGGTCAGCTGGCGCCAGCCGTTGCGGGCCGCGACGAGCGCGGCCACCACGAACCTGGGGGTACGCCCGGGCGGCGGCCCCGCCTGCGCCGTCTCGACCGGCGCGTCGACGTCGGTGCTCAAATGCTCACCTCGCCCACGCCGAAGTTGGTCTGCAACCAGATCACGAAGTCGCCCCAGGCGCCGCTCATCAGGGCGATCCCGACGGCGATCAGCATCGCCCCGCCGATGCGGGTGACCCAGCGCGAGTTGCGCCGGATGAACCCGACCACGGCGCCGAGGCGGCGCATGCCCAGCCCCAGGGCCAGGAACGGGATGCCGATGCCCAGGCAGTACGCCAGCCCGAGCACGACCGCGCGGGCGGTGCCCCCGCTGACGCTGGCCAGCGCCCCGACCGCGCCCAGGGTCGGCGACACGCACGGCGCCCAGCTCAGCGCGAACACGGCGCCGAACACGGGGGCACCCCACAGCCCGGCCTGCGGCAGGCGCTGGAGGCGCCACTGCGTGTCCAGGCCCGGGATCACCCCGAGGAAGGCCAGGCCCATCAGCACGATCAGCGCGCCGACGACCGTCTGGAGCAACCGGTCATGGGTGAGCAGCATCCGGC
This window encodes:
- the ccsB gene encoding c-type cytochrome biogenesis protein CcsB, with the protein product MAALSDNLLIVTIMSYVVAMLLHAAEYSFGGRGVIAKAAAAPARELVGAGGPPVVEESPYAAPPAPAAPRRPINADLIGRAAAIVTVVGALAHVGTIVTRALAAGRVPWGNMYEYVLAVTLLGVAVWLVTLWRNPQVRHLGLFVMLVEVLLVGVAGMVLYTPVGPLVPALDSYWFVVHIGSVATSSSLFLVGGAASAMYLVRSGYDAGKRGFLYAFGARLANAEAVERLSFRLHAFAFPIWTFGVTAGAIWAEAAWGRYWGWDPKEVWAFISWVVYAAYLHARATPSVKRSVTAWIAVLGFVTMLMNLFGVNIFFTGLHSYGGLD
- a CDS encoding cytochrome c biogenesis protein ResB; the encoded protein is MSTDVDAPVETAQAGPPPGRTPRFVVAALVAARNGWRQLTSMRTALVLLFLLAVAAIPGSVLPQHAVKTEDVAKFYAAHPDLAPVLERLWGFDVYASPWFAAIYLLLFTSLIGCVTPRLAEHVRALRTPPPDAPRRLERLPQSAELNVDEAGARAALKGWRTVRREQPDGTVTLAAEKGYLKEAGNLLFHSSLLVILIGVGIGAQWGWHANRLLVVGPDQAFCSTLQQFDEYGLGPQVGPADLAGFCLELTDFKADFRENGSPISFQATTQVTDAHGTDLGSRTFAVNHPLRLDGANVYLLGHGYAPVLRYTDAKGVTQETVAPFPFTDGTLTSLGVAMFPDANGGDKSAQIGFDGRYLPTRDKAPYLVSDFPLERNPVLVLTAYRGDLGLDAGITGSVYELDKRQIEAGRLKRYGEAKLLRKGETWTLPDGSRLEFVGTRQWITVSIRHDPGEQIVLVGVILLLVGLPLSLYGRRRRVWLKLHPDGTAQAGGLPRTEYPGFQDEFASLVERWRR
- a CDS encoding cytochrome c biogenesis CcdA family protein, yielding MAVPSTNLDFASVVTGGPLIAAVAVAALAGLASFLSPCVLPLVPGYLSYVTGLVGADLDATLGEDRTGQGTARRGRVVAGTLLFTAGFAAVFLTTTLVLAQVGRMLLTHDRLLQTVVGALIVLMGLAFLGVIPGLDTQWRLQRLPQAGLWGAPVFGAVFALSWAPCVSPTLGAVGALASVSGGTARAVVLGLAYCLGIGIPFLALGLGMRRLGAVVGFIRRNSRWVTRIGGAMLIAVGIALMSGAWGDFVIWLQTNFGVGEVSI